The Streptomyces sp. HUAS MG91 sequence AGCGCCTTCACGTCCGCGGGGTCGGCCGGGTCACCGGGCAGCCAGCCGGCCGTCAGCCGCCCGGCGCCGAGCGGCAGCGACACCGCCGCGTCCGGCTCCTCGTCCATCCCGTACGCGATCTCCAGCGAGCCGCCGCCGATGTCGAGGACGAGGAGCTTGCCCGCGGACCAGCCGAACCAGCGGCGGGCGGCCAGGAACGTGAGCCGGGCCTCCTCCGCGCCGCTGAGCACCTGTAGTTCGACGCCGGTCTCGTCCTTGACGCGGGCCAGCACCTCGTCGGCGTTGGTCGCCTCGCGCACCGCCGACGTGGCGAACGGCAGCAGGTCCTCGACGCCCTTGTCCTCGGCGGCCTCCAGGGCGCCGGTGACCGTGCCGACGAGCCGCTCCACGCCGTCGGGGCCGATCGCCCCGCGCTCGTCGAGGAGTTGAGCGAGCCGCAGCTCGGCCTTGTGCGAGTGCGCGGGCAGCGGCCGGGCACCCGGGTGTGCGTCCACCACCAGCAGATGGACCGTATTCGAACCCACGTCGAGGACACCGAGTCTCATGTACGGAACGCTACTGCGCGCGTGAGGTCCCCCGGCAGGGAAGGTCCGACCGAACTCCTCCGCGCGCTTACTCTGGAGCGGTGCCAAAGACGAAAAAGGCCAAGGCCGACAAAAGCGGTAAGAGCGACAAGAAGGCCAAGTCGGCACTGCTGAAGCAGGGCCAGGACTTGAAGCAGGACGAGAAGGCCATCGACTTCCCGCGCGCCTGGGTCGAGTTCCCCGATCCGGCCGACGACGAGCAGGTCTTCCGCTGTGATCTGACATGGCTGACCTCTCGTTGGTCGTGCATCTTCGGCAGCGGCTGCCAGGGCATCCAGGCGGGGCGCGCGGACGACGGCTGCTGCACGCTGGGCGCCCACTTCTCGGACGAGGACGACGAGAAGCGCGTGGCGGGGTTCGTGGACCGGCTCACTCCCGACATCTGGCAGCACCATGACATCGGCACGGAGACCGGCTGGGTGTCGAAGGACGAGGACGGCGAGCGGCAGACCCGCCCGTACAACGGCTCGTGCATCTTCCAGAACCGCCCGGGCTTCAAGGGCGGCGCGGGCTGCTCGCTGCACATCCTCGCCCTCAAGGAGGGGCGCGAGCCCCTGGAGACGAAGCCGGACGTGTGCTGGCAGCTGCCGGTCCGGCGGACGTACGAGTGGATCGACCGGCCGGACGACACGCGCGTGCTCCAGGTCTCGATCGGCGAGTACGACCGGCGCGGCTGGGGCCCGGGCGGCCACGACCTGCACTGGTGGTGCACGTCGGCGACCTCGGCGCACGGCGCCGGCGACCCGGTGTACGTCTCCTACCGCCCGGAGCTGACCGAGCTGATGGGCCCCGAGGGGTACGCGAAGCTGGTCGAGCTGTGCGAGGAGCGGCTGGCCGCCCTGCCCAAGGGGCTGCCGCTGGTCGCCCCGCACCCGGCGGACCCCGCCTCCTGACCCTGCCGGAGTCGGCCCTGGCCGCCACGGCCCGGGCCCTCAGGGGGACTGCGTCGGCGCCGTCGAGTCCCCCGGGCCCGGGCTCGCCGTGTCGGACGCGGTGGGCTCGGGCTCGCTCGTCGCCGGGTCGCTCGGCGTCGGGGTGGGATCCGGGTCGGTGGTGCCCGGGTCGCTGGGCGTCGGCGTGGGGTCCGGCTCGGACGGGGACGACGAGCCGCCGCCGTGCCCGGGGTGGTGGTGGCCGCCGCCCGGGCTGCGTCCGTAGCCGTCGAGGGAGATGACCGCCCCGGACGGATCGACGGCGATGCGCGCGCTCCAGTGCCCGGCCGGCTCCCGGTCGTGATCGACGTACACCCGGATCGTGCTCGAATCGCCGGGCCGCAGCGTGCCCGACGTCTGGCTCAGCCAGAGCCAGGAGGCGCCGGTCGACGCCGACCAGTGCACGGGTGCGCTGCCGGACGCGGTCAGGGTGATGAGCGTCGCGCCGCCGCTGGGCTGGGCCGCCACGGTGAGCCGGCCGGGGCCCGAACCCGCGCGCGTGGGCGGCGAGATCACTTCCACGGAGACGTCCGGCGAGCGGCTGTCCGAGCTGAAGCGGGGGTCGGGCTTCGTGCTGGCGTTGCCCGCGTTCTCGTAGCCGAATCCGCCGCCGTCATCGGCGCGCTCGCCGTCCGGGCCGCCCTCGGCCTCACTGGCGCTCACCGAGCGGCCGTCGCTGCCCTCGCCGGTCAGCGGGGCGCCCCGGTAGGCGGCCCACAGGGCGAAGACGGGGGCGGCGACGACGGTGGCGACGACCGTCGTGGTGAGGGCACGCGCGCGCAGCCGGTCGCGGCGGGCCGCGCGGTCCTTGGGGTCCATCGGGAAGCCGCGCCGGTCGAAGCGCGGGGCCCGCAGGTGCGCGCCGTGGGCGGCGTGCATCGCTTGGTGCAGGGCGGCGCGCGGGGCCTCGGCGAGCGGCAGCGCGGCGGGGGTGACCGAGGTGCCCGGCCAGGCGCCCGGGACGGCGCGCTCCGCGGTGCGGCGGCAGCGCGGGCAGTCGTCCACGTGCCGCACCAGCTCGCGGCGGAGCGCGGCGGACAGCAGCAGCTGGTGGTCGCCGGTCAGGCGGTTGACGCTGGGGCAGGTGCCCGTCTCGACGACGGCGAGGGCGGCACGGGTGCGCTCGACCTCGCACGCGGCGACGGAGAGCAGCTCGCGCGTGGCGCCCGGATCGGAGCCGAGCACGGCCGCGACCTCGGCGGCGGACAGCTTGTGGCGGACCGCGAGCTCCAGCGCCTCGCGCTGCTCGGGGGTGGTGCCCGCGGCCTCCGGCCAGGCCAGCAGCGCCAGTTGACGACGGCGCTCCTCCTGGAGGAGGCCGTCCGGCGGCGCCTGCGCGGTGCCCTGAGGATCCGGGACCGACCCGGCCGCGTGCGCCCGCTGCCTGCGGCGC is a genomic window containing:
- a CDS encoding Ppx/GppA phosphatase family protein — encoded protein: MRLGVLDVGSNTVHLLVVDAHPGARPLPAHSHKAELRLAQLLDERGAIGPDGVERLVGTVTGALEAAEDKGVEDLLPFATSAVREATNADEVLARVKDETGVELQVLSGAEEARLTFLAARRWFGWSAGKLLVLDIGGGSLEIAYGMDEEPDAAVSLPLGAGRLTAGWLPGDPADPADVKALRRHVRAQIARTVGEFSRFGAPDHVVATSKTFKQLARLAGAARSTEGLYVQRELKRRSLEDWVPRLAAMTETERAELPGVSEGRAGQLLAGALVAEGAMDLFGVETLEICPWALREGVILRHLDQMPPT